acacacacatatacatacataaatacacacacacacacacacacacacatatatatatatatatatatatatatatatatatatatatatatatatatatatatatatatatatacatatatatatacatatatatatatatatatatatatatatatatatatatacacatatatatatatatatatatatatatatatatatatatatatatatatatatatatacacacacacaaatgtgtttatatgtattatatatatatatatatatatatatatatatatatatatatatatatatatatatatgtatatatatatatatatatatgtatatatatattatatatatatatataatttacaaatatatatatatatatacacatatacatatgtacaaatatatatatatatatatatatatatatatatatatatatatatatatatatatatatacagagagagagaaagagagagagagagagagagagacagagaaagaaagagagagagagagagagaaagaaagagggagagagagagagagagagagagagagagagagagagagagagagaaagagagagagagagagagagagagagagagagagagagagaaagcgctgtTTGTGGTTCGGAAATGTTTTTAAACTCTCGCGGGAATATCGGTTCCGGGAAAAAAtcggaggaagtgaggggagggggagaggatggagaaggggggaagaaagatgagaaagcgaaggaaggggtgagggaagggaggggataggcaaAGGCAGGGTGCTACCCTTTCTCCGCCCACGCAGACATCTCGAACTCGAGCtcacattatcaacaataattctCCTGCCTCTGAGAGGAAGCGTTAAAAATAATCTCTTCGTtggggtctcctcctcctccgagccacacagacagagaaagacagaggaaaaaagggaaatagatgtACAGAAATTCACGACAACATCGTTCTTTtgctttcacctcccccccccctctctctctctctcattcttatccttGCTCTCCATCcgctttatttcttccttctttgactccttcacattcctcccttctttttttctcttttcccatgTTCAGGTTCCTTTTggttcattctccttcctccttccccacctctcttccctgccctccgcctcctcgcctcctatcttccttccatcctttctcttgctccttccttgtcttttttacgagcattctccttattctccgcctgttcctcttccttcctcctcacctttcttaAGTCCTCGTCGTTTATCATCTTTACGCTCTCCTTCATCAAATTCTTTCCCCCCATAttctccacgcccccccccctcttccgtcctcttccccatttcctgctCCCACATACTTTTGCTCGAccgcctattcctcctcctccccgccatcatcatcgccttcgtcctcccccacaccctcctgctcctctatcacctcctcttccacctccttcctttccaccccctcctcctcctgctcctgcaaTCTCGCTcccaccaccaactcctcctcctcctctatcattattattactattattatcatcatcattattattattataattattattatcattatcattatcattatcattatcattatcattattattattattatcattatcattattattattatcatcattattactataattattattattaccattattatctcctttctcctactttcctcctccttcttctttttttcctttcttttactacttcttttcttttcatttcttttactttttttcttctcataaaCCCCTCGCACTAGTTTCCCTTAATCCCCTCCACCTGTCCCTCTTCCCCGTTCCCCACTcgccccctcaccctcgcccttctcctcaatctctctcctcagtTCCTCCACCTCGCCCCCTCCTCGTCCCAACCCTGCCCCCCCTCCACCTTGCCCCCTTGTCAATTCCCCTCCCGTTTCAACTTCCTTTGTGAATCCTCCATAATGCCTTTTTTTACCTCCAAACTAAGACACAATTTTGTTgaaaaaaacggagaaggaaCGGCCCAGTAATggatataacgataatgacaatggcatttGTACTGGATATTGTTCTGACTTTGAGGGCGACACAGGGAGCCTCATTtttataatactaatggtaaaaataacattagcaatgattagagaaagtgaaggagatgtTTTAAAGATGATGAATGGAAAGGAATagtaaatatattattaatagtTTTGTATTTCGTTTATTTGGTTCCCTTATTTTGAAAAGTTAAGAAAGAAGCAGATACGCATGGAAATTAGTGAAGAAAGACAAGACGAGAAGGAAGTAGGTGGAGGTaggtgaaggagaaaatgaagataacgatgcagatacatgaagaagaagaagacagtacACGGCGTAGAcgcggagaagaggagggtgatgtaaagaagaaaaacagagaagcgagagaagaggtAAACTGGCGAGGTCGATGTTGCGAAGGTGGGAAGACTATCAGCAAATTCTTCAAGACAAACAAAGattcctctttccaccttcccaCGCAGAGGAggcgggtaggaggaggagaagaaggaggaagaggaggagaaggaggaagaggagggggagagaagaaggaggaagaggtgaagtggggaggagagagaagatgaagggaggaagagggaagaaagtgagtgggggagcagaaggaggaagaggaggagaaaaagggagggaggaggaggaagaggagagtagagagacggggagaggaaagagagagaagaaaaagaagcaggagggaacagaggaaggagaggaggaggtggtggaaagagggagctggagaggtgggagagagaaatggaggatggaaagaaggaggaggaaggaagaggagaggagaaaggtagggaaggagaagaggaagagggagaagtagaaagaaagagggaggagaaggaggtggtgatggaagagagagaaagaagagacgagggggtgagaggggagagacgagaggggtgggagagggaggagttgtgaagggaggggcaaaggagagggacgaggaagaggaaaggaggaggagaaggagggggagatggtagaggaagagaagaaggagcggtgaagggagaaagataaaggcaGACAGGAAAATATAGCGGAAGAAATTAAAggttaagagagacagagagggtgggagagataaagggagagggagatttggAGAGATTGAcgtatagagaaagataaaaatgaggaaaacaaatgacaaacatAACAAGAGAAAGTGAGTCgagctgtttgtgtttgtgttggttcgCGTGTTCATGGACGCGTGGGTGGTCGCGCGGTAGAGTGTTCAAGGGTGAGAGAATGGATGGAAGTGCGCGTTTGCGGGTGCGACACATACCTGAGTGGTGTAGCGGTGCGGCGCGGGCGTGAGGAGGGCCGACGTGGTGAggtgggcggcggcggtggcggcggtgagCGCGAGGCACGCGGGCAGGCGCAGCGGCAGCCCCACGAACACGAGGAAGTGCAGGAGGATGAGCCAGAGAAGCGCGTTGCGCGGCACGGGCGTCAGCGGGCCGAGGATGACGAACACGGCCACGCCCGTGAGAAACAGCGCCCACGCAAGGTACGGCAGGAGGATCCACGATCGCTCTGGGAAGACGTGGAGGCGgcacagcagcagcaggagcacgTGGAGGGCGCCGATGCAAGCGAGCGCGAGGGGCGCAGGTAGCGAGGGGTCCTGGGCGTCCGCCAGGCACAGCGTCACGCTGTAGGCCGTGAAGATGCCGCCCGCCGCCAGTAGTATGTGCAGGTCGGCGCGCCGCTGCCGCTCGTGGTACGCCTGGAACAGCTGCTCCACGTCCGGGTCGACGAAAGTGCGGTGAAGACATTTTGGAAGGATGCGCGACACGCGGCGCTTCTCCAGCGCGAACTTCTCCATGCGGATCACGCTCATGGACGCCGAGATGTCGTCGTAGCCGTCGCGGGCGCCCTCCTCGCagttgccgctgctgctgctgcgccgGCTGCTACTGCCGCGCTCAGTGTGCGGCGTCGCCGGTGACGATAGCGTGGGCGCTGCGTCCTCGGCGGAGGGTGACGCGCCCCCGGCGGGCGACTCCTTGCCAGTACGGACAAGGGAGACCTCGGCCGAGTTCCTGGCGCTCTCGGGGGATGCGGGGCGCTGGAAGCTCTCGTTCTCGTACTCGAGCTTGGCCTCGCTGCTGAGGCAGGAGTCGAACTCGCCCTCGAAGGTCTCCTCGACGCCATGGCATCTGGTCAAGCTCTTCCGGGCCATCTTGAGGCGCGTGCACAGCTCGGCCTCCTCGCCCTTCTCGCCCTCCGCGATCTCTACCTTGGCATCCTCCTTCTGAATCAGCTTGCCGTCCGCCTCGTCCTCCATTGCGTATAACCTTCTAGAATCTTCTCATATCAATGTGAACACCAGACAACACATGTTCAGGTGCTCCTTCTCGCGCGCGTGTACGCCCGCACGGCCTCTACATGTCCAGCTTCAGGCAGCTTTTGCAAACACGGCCTCTTGACTCACGAAGCCCGGACGACCAACTCAGGCGACGCGAAGTCCCAGGCAAGCTCTCACCATCGCTGCAACACAAGAGGATTAGCGTTAAAGCACAAGCAAATGATCAGGGCGGCTCCTCTTGCAAAATGCAGAGTGCAAATGCCCCTTCCCTCCGCGTCCACCTGCTACGCGGGACGTAATTATAGCGCTTCCCTCCAGCACGTCGCCGTTGCGAAGTGGAGGGAACTAATGAGGTCTGTATTCAGACCTCGACGGCGCGAGAGAAGCATCCCCGATCGCATTATGCTCTCCGTGACGCCATGAGTTCGCCCGGGAAACTTAATCGACATGTTTGCGCACCAGTCCATCCCGCTGGGTGCGAATAGGGATTAGCGCGCTTGTCGAATATATTGAAATCCTGTTTATCTGCATGACACTCATGTTCTCATAATATTGAGATACTGGCTTATTTTTTACAGTAAACgcgaatatatatttcttcacgCATCGCAGGAAATTCAAAATAAGATCCGACACAGCAAAGATAATAAGTATGCCATAATACACTGATACATGAATACCATCGTAATATAAATGCGAACTTTATGCTAGATCAAAGATTTTATGGAAGCGATTAGAAAAAATGGCAAAACTACGGAAAGATTACTTCTCGTTAACATCGTATTACTGCAAGCTGAGGAGACCTGAATACAAATTCATACAAGTCATTTCTATGAGGGAACTATCCTGTAAGTCATATTTTCATCTTATCGAAGCATTCTCATTCACTCCAACTCGTCATTAACAACACAAAATC
The window above is part of the Penaeus vannamei isolate JL-2024 unplaced genomic scaffold, ASM4276789v1 unanchor4959, whole genome shotgun sequence genome. Proteins encoded here:
- the LOC113822870 gene encoding adenylate cyclase type 6; amino-acid sequence: MEDEADGKLIQKEDAKVEIAEGEKGEEAELCTRLKMARKSLTRCHGVEETFEGEFDSCLSSEAKLEYENESFQRPASPESARNSAEVSLVRTGKESPAGGASPSAEDAAPTLSSPATPHTERGSSSRRSSSSGNCEEGARDGYDDISASMSVIRMEKFALEKRRVSRILPKCLHRTFVDPDVEQLFQAYHERQRRADLHILLAAGGIFTAYSVTLCLADAQDPSLPAPLALACIGALHVLLLLLCRLHVFPERSWILLPYLAWALFLTGVAVFVILGPLTPVPRNALLWLILLHFLVFVGLPLRLPACLALTAATAAAHLTTSALLTPAPHRYTTQ